Proteins found in one Triticum urartu cultivar G1812 chromosome 4, Tu2.1, whole genome shotgun sequence genomic segment:
- the LOC125554274 gene encoding protein STAR1-like isoform X1: MLCQTHHVRADDAMRQHLLDVDVDGGDGPKIRVRGLTLRPPGPDGEPTVPGSDLDVPRGVVMGVIGPSGSGKSTLLRTLNRLWEPAPGAVTLDGADIRGLDVLALRRRVGMLFQLPAMFHGTVADNVRYGPRLRGETLTDAQVEELLGLSDLDPALASRPASELSVGQAQRVALARTLANDPEVLLLDEPTSALDPISTQNIEEAIVRLKKARGITTVIVSHSVRQIQRIADLVCLVVDGVVVEVLPPSDLSQAKHLMARRFLELS; this comes from the exons ATGTTGTGCCAAACGCACCACGTACGTGCAGATGATGCCATGAGGCAGCATCTGCTGGACGTGGACGTGGACGGCGGCGACGGGCCCAAGATACGGGTGCGCGGGCTGACGCTGCGGCCGCCGGGGCCGGACGGCGAGCCGACCGTGCCCGGGTCCGACCTGGACGTGCCGCGCGGGGTGGTGATGGGCGTCATCGGCCCCAGCGGCAGCGGCAAGTCCACGCTGCTCCGCACCCTCAACCGCCTCTGGGAGCCCGCCCCCGGCGCCGTCACCCTCGACGGCGCCGACATCCGCGGCCTCGACGTCCTCGCGCTCCGCCGCAGGGTCGGCATGCTCTTCCAGCTCCCCGCCATGTTCCACG GAACGGTGGCGGACAACGTGCGGTACGGCCCGCGGCTGCGCGGCGAGACGCTGACCGACGCGCAGGTGGAGGAGCTGCTGGGCCTGTCGGACCTGGACCCCGCCCTGGCCTCCCGGCCGGCGTCGGAGCTGTCCGTCGGCCAGGCGCAACGCGTCGCCCTGGCCCGCACCCTCGCCAACGACCCGGAGGTGCTGCTGCTGGACGAGCCGACGAGCGCGCTGGACCCCATCTCCACGCAGAACATCGAGGAGGCCATCGTGCGGCTGAAGAAGGCGCGGGGGATCACCACGGTGATCGTCTCGCACAGCGTGAGGCAGATCCAGCGGATCGCCGACCTCGTGTGCCTCGTCGTCGACGGCGTCGTCGTGGAGGTGCTCCCGCCGTCCGACCTGTCCCAAGCCAAGCACCTCATGGCCCGACGCTTCCTGGAGCTCAGCTAG
- the LOC125552913 gene encoding translation initiation factor IF-2-like has translation MDEEEGPHPLPLPEPGPEVGAEEPAAGRRCGRHPDQPLTGVCSACLVERLSSVRSPAHPEILEVATTSSSLNPDARPAPLPLPVPAPGDQEDQGKLRRTLMLLFQMDDSGAAADRRPPDAKDPGASEAGHPGGARGSRWKGASWLRAILPRRGPRRRGAKEGEEEEEPSRPSGAVDPLPGDVGGAPSPPLVERRASFRRSCEWMICREPPPGGRGGSSLDPPRHSWDGSMVGRAFACSFACLEEPSDGVTRVRHSNAEEPAGERPAAGVASESRNGGHSADVAGGEGPRFRERRSCSDAGPEITASASGVRRRRSNRWSRVWDRSITSPLKEFVRKGEHALDRSFSESRRETRRCKNGETTDIENGEIHHGRNGSALPGRASQSTSRRSQAHTANGEEQNFRTDWLRNKECRISRSRSVHYTSPGNFDNGMLRFYLTPMRSNRAANRGRRRSSRLFGRGLFGFV, from the coding sequence ATGGACGAGGAGGAGGGCCCGCACCCGCTGCCGCTGCCGGAGCCGGGGCCGGAGGTGGGGGCGGAGGAGCCGGCGGCCGGCCGGCGCTGCGGCCGCCACCCGGACCAGCCCCTCACGGGCGTCTGCTCCGCCTGCCTCGTCGAGCGCCTCTCCTCCGTCCGCAGCCCCGCCCACCCCGAGATCCTCGAGgtcgccaccacctcctcctccctcaACCCCGACGCCCgccccgcccccctccccctccccgtCCCCGCTCCCGGCGACCAAGAAGACCAGGGCAAGCTGCGGAGGACGCTCATGCTGCTCTTCCAAATGGACGACTccggcgccgccgccgaccgccgtcCGCCCGACGCCAAAGATCCCGGGGCATCAGAGGCGGGCCACCCCGGAGGAGCACGCGGGAGTCGTTGGAAGGGCGCCTCCTGGCTCAGGGCCATCCTGCCCAGGCGTgggccgcggcggcgcggcgccaaagagggcgaggaggaggaggagccctCGCGCCCGTCCGGGGCGGTGGATCCCCTTCCGGGAGATGTCGGCGGggccccgtcgccgccgctggTGGAGCGGAGGGCCAGCTTCCGCCGCTCCTGCGAGTGGATGATCTGCCGGGAGCCGCCGCCCGGCGGCAGGGGGGGCTCCTCCCTGGACCCGCCCCGCCACTCCTGGGACGGCTCCATGGTGGGCAGGGCCTTCGCCTGCTCCTTCGCGTGCCTAGAGGAGCCCTCCGATGGCGTCACCAGGGTCAGGCACAGCAATGCAGAGGAACCGGCCGGGGAGCGCCCTGCTGCCGGGGTGGCATCCGAGAGCAGGAACGGGGGGCATTCCGCCGATGTGGCCGGCGGCGAGGGGCCGAGGTTCAGGGAGAGGAGGAGCTGCAGTGACGCCGGCCCGGAGATAACCGCGTCAGCCTCAGGTGTCCGGCGCCGGAGGTCCAACAGGTGGAGCAGGGTGTGGGATCGCAGCATCACGAGTCCACTCAAGGAGTTCGTGAGGAAGGGGGAGCACGCTCTTGACCGGTCCTTCTCGGAGTCGAGGAGGGAAACCAGGAGGTGCAAAAATGGGGAGACGACAGACATCGAAAATGGCGAAATTCACCATGGCCGCAACGGGTCGGCACTTCCTGGCAGAGCAAGCCAGAGCACAAGCAGAAGATCACAAGCTCACACGGCTAATGGGGAGGAGCAGAATTTCCGCACGGATTGGCTCAGGAACAAGGAATGCAGGATCAGCAGGAGCAGGAGCGTGCATTACACTTCTCCTGGGAACTTCGATAATGGGATGCTGCGGTTTTACCTGACGCCGATGAGGAGCAACAGAGCCGCAAACAGGGGGAGGAGGAGAAGCTCGCGCTTGTTTGGAAGAGGACTTTTTGGTTTCGTTTGA
- the LOC125554274 gene encoding protein STAR1-like isoform X2: MGSSPAPDDAMRQHLLDVDVDGGDGPKIRVRGLTLRPPGPDGEPTVPGSDLDVPRGVVMGVIGPSGSGKSTLLRTLNRLWEPAPGAVTLDGADIRGLDVLALRRRVGMLFQLPAMFHGTVADNVRYGPRLRGETLTDAQVEELLGLSDLDPALASRPASELSVGQAQRVALARTLANDPEVLLLDEPTSALDPISTQNIEEAIVRLKKARGITTVIVSHSVRQIQRIADLVCLVVDGVVVEVLPPSDLSQAKHLMARRFLELS; this comes from the exons ATGGGCTCGTCTCCAGCTCCAG ATGATGCCATGAGGCAGCATCTGCTGGACGTGGACGTGGACGGCGGCGACGGGCCCAAGATACGGGTGCGCGGGCTGACGCTGCGGCCGCCGGGGCCGGACGGCGAGCCGACCGTGCCCGGGTCCGACCTGGACGTGCCGCGCGGGGTGGTGATGGGCGTCATCGGCCCCAGCGGCAGCGGCAAGTCCACGCTGCTCCGCACCCTCAACCGCCTCTGGGAGCCCGCCCCCGGCGCCGTCACCCTCGACGGCGCCGACATCCGCGGCCTCGACGTCCTCGCGCTCCGCCGCAGGGTCGGCATGCTCTTCCAGCTCCCCGCCATGTTCCACG GAACGGTGGCGGACAACGTGCGGTACGGCCCGCGGCTGCGCGGCGAGACGCTGACCGACGCGCAGGTGGAGGAGCTGCTGGGCCTGTCGGACCTGGACCCCGCCCTGGCCTCCCGGCCGGCGTCGGAGCTGTCCGTCGGCCAGGCGCAACGCGTCGCCCTGGCCCGCACCCTCGCCAACGACCCGGAGGTGCTGCTGCTGGACGAGCCGACGAGCGCGCTGGACCCCATCTCCACGCAGAACATCGAGGAGGCCATCGTGCGGCTGAAGAAGGCGCGGGGGATCACCACGGTGATCGTCTCGCACAGCGTGAGGCAGATCCAGCGGATCGCCGACCTCGTGTGCCTCGTCGTCGACGGCGTCGTCGTGGAGGTGCTCCCGCCGTCCGACCTGTCCCAAGCCAAGCACCTCATGGCCCGACGCTTCCTGGAGCTCAGCTAG